In Sulfuricurvum sp., the sequence GAAAGTCTCGAACCGTTTGACCTACTTAGTTTTCAATGATCTCAAACTCAAACTCAGTACCTTAACTCAAGGCCTATCAGCGTTTGTGGACGGGAATTATAGGGGAAAATATCAAAGAAGTCAAGAGCAAATTGAAAGAATTTATTAAAAAGTGAAAAAAATCACTTTTTAATTGTAGCTGACCGATACATAGCCAGTTTCGGGATGGATTGTGATCACAGATGTACCATCATTATGGGTAAGTGTAATATTACAGTCACTTGTTAACAATCCTGCAGTAGGAATATTACTATCAAAAGTATCATATGGTCTACCTAGATTATCAAAAGAAATTGTTGACCCGCAATTAGAAGTTGCCGTTACATTAAACTTATTAGTCAATAAAAGATTTGGATCACGATCAGGATATGTAGCAGGATCACATTCGCCATTCAACCAATACATTTTTTTACCGGATAAAGGATCAATTGCTGCTTCATCTGCTGCAATATTACTCGGACCACTCAAATCTTCATCTTTTCCAATATAATAATAAGTACCTCCAGTTGCACCACAACTTCTAAAACTTATTTGAGGTCTCGCATAATACCAATGAACCTGTGAAGGATTATAAATATCATCAACCATAGCCAAATGTTGTGTGTATCGGATATGACTGGCAACTTGATCAGTAGCATTTTGAAGAGGATTAGTAGTGAAATTTGGCATTGCCAAAACTGCTAAAATACCTATTATTATAATAACAAAGACTAATTCAAGCATGGTAAAGGCAAAACGTTTCATTATGAATACCTTATAAAACAAATTTCATCAAAAAACGATTATAACAAAAAAAGGGAAAAGATTGATAAAGAAGAGTTTGGACCCCGCATATGCAGGGTTCAAAAAAAGAATTAAATTTCGTCAGCAAGTTCGACGTTATAGAGGATATCGTCTGTCGGATGACGATACATCGGCATACCGAGGCGTTTTTCATCCAAGATATGACCGATAAATCCGATAGAGCGACCGACTACGAAGAATGCGTTCAATGCACCCGCTTCGATAAACCCATCGATCTCTTCTTCAGAGTATCCGAGTGCACGCCACATATCAACCATCAAGATACCGATCGTACCGTCAACGTTCAAGATCAAGTTATCTTTTTTAGATGTTGTCAATTTTTCAACTTCTAGAGCAAAATCAAGCAACGGAGTAGCCGGGAAATGCTCAGCCGCATATTTTTTCAATCCCGATACGCGAAGGTCAGGGTTACGGACCGATTTGATACGGTGACCGATACCTGAAATGGTTTTACCCTCTTTTTTCATATAATCGATAAATTCAGCCGGGCTCATACCACGGTCATTCGCGTATTTGAAATATTTTGCCGCATCATCGATCGCTCCACCGAAACGCGGCCCAATAGTAAGCAAACCGGTAACCAATGAACTGATAACGTCTTTACCTGCACGTGCGGTAACTTTTGCATTGTGTGCACCCGATACGGCAGGACCGTGATCGGCAACGGTTTTAATAACCGTTTCAAGATAATCGGTTGCCCATTTCGGATAACGTTTTTTGAACCAAAGAAGTGAAATGACATCACCGATACCGAATCCGGTTTCCGGAGTTGCAACTGAACTGATCGGGTATCCCGCATACGTTGCTTCATCACCGCGGTCATCAGAGATAGTACAAATGAACTCTTTTTTACGACGTACTTTTGGTACTGAGCGCAATTCAGGTTCAACGATTTCACCGATTGTTCCCTCCGCACGAAGTTTTCCGTACACTTCCGCGATTGTGTGCGGAAGATCGTTAAAGCTTGCCGGAACGTAAATACCCGCTGCTGCCATCGCTTCATTTTTAGCCGCTGCCGTTTCAGCATCCGCATTTGCAGAAGCACCCGCATGACCGAATTGGACACCTGAGCTGAAATGTTTAGCAATAGTACCGATACACCATGCGATAATCGGTTTTTTGATTTTACCCGATTTTACCGCTTCAATCACTTTGTACTCTTCAGTACCCCCTACTTCACCGAGAAGAACCATGTATTTTACTTCAGGGTTGCTCTCCATACGAAGAAGATTGTCAATGAATACAGAACCAACAAATCGGTCACCGCCGATAGCAACACCCTCTGCAATACCATCAGCATTGATAGAGATGATGTTTGAAAGTTCATTGAACAAACCGCCTGAACGGGTTACAAGTCCGCATGAACCGGCACGGTGAAGTTTAGAGTTAATGATATTTTCAATCGTTCCGCCGACGTTAGCGATTTTAAATCCGCCCGGAGCAATACCGCCGACCGTTGCCGGTCCGATAACAACAACACCCGCGTCACGAGCCGCTTGGTTCATTTTACGAGCCAAACGTTCAGGAATACCCTCAGCCGTGACCATAATTGTTTTGAATTGTCCTTTGATCGCGATAGCTTCCATTGTAACATCGTACGCCGTTCGGAACGAACCGAAGTTTAATAAAACGTCTGCATTTGGAAATGCAGCAGCCGCTTCAGTTGTATTACGAAAAACTGGAACCATAACTTCATCAGGACCGTAGAAAAATTTCTCGAATTTATTTCCTGATGTAGGAGCAACGATAGCCGCAACCGATGGTTTAGCACGGTTGATAACATAGTCATAATCCAACATACGTTGGATAGCGCTCGCGTTGTTGTTCCAAAAAATTGCTTGTGTATCTTTGGTAAATAAAGCACCCATCATTCTCTCCTTATTTCTCTAAAGCCATACGTACGATATCCGTTACGTGTGTTTCTGGCCCATAAACTTCGATATAGAGACCTAAACGGTCTGCCGCTTCTTTAATATCTTTTAGACCTTTTTCATAGTTCGGTCCGCCACGACGTACGTAAATACGAGTCCCGACCGCTTTCATTTTGTCTGCATAGGTTTCAAATGACTGGATAATTCCGGTAAAAGTTTTCGCAACATCGGTAAAGTTTGCAATCGCACCGCCGATGATCAAAATTTTATCGCGCCCTTTAGGATCTTTGTGACGTGTCATTAGATCAAGAACAGTATCCGC encodes:
- a CDS encoding citrate/2-methylcitrate synthase, with protein sequence MGALFTKDTQAIFWNNNASAIQRMLDYDYVINRAKPSVAAIVAPTSGNKFEKFFYGPDEVMVPVFRNTTEAAAAFPNADVLLNFGSFRTAYDVTMEAIAIKGQFKTIMVTAEGIPERLARKMNQAARDAGVVVIGPATVGGIAPGGFKIANVGGTIENIINSKLHRAGSCGLVTRSGGLFNELSNIISINADGIAEGVAIGGDRFVGSVFIDNLLRMESNPEVKYMVLLGEVGGTEEYKVIEAVKSGKIKKPIIAWCIGTIAKHFSSGVQFGHAGASANADAETAAAKNEAMAAAGIYVPASFNDLPHTIAEVYGKLRAEGTIGEIVEPELRSVPKVRRKKEFICTISDDRGDEATYAGYPISSVATPETGFGIGDVISLLWFKKRYPKWATDYLETVIKTVADHGPAVSGAHNAKVTARAGKDVISSLVTGLLTIGPRFGGAIDDAAKYFKYANDRGMSPAEFIDYMKKEGKTISGIGHRIKSVRNPDLRVSGLKKYAAEHFPATPLLDFALEVEKLTTSKKDNLILNVDGTIGILMVDMWRALGYSEEEIDGFIEAGALNAFFVVGRSIGFIGHILDEKRLGMPMYRHPTDDILYNVELADEI
- a CDS encoding Tfp pilus assembly protein FimT/FimU, producing the protein MKRFAFTMLELVFVIIIIGILAVLAMPNFTTNPLQNATDQVASHIRYTQHLAMVDDIYNPSQVHWYYARPQISFRSCGATGGTYYYIGKDEDLSGPSNIAADEAAIDPLSGKKMYWLNGECDPATYPDRDPNLLLTNKFNVTATSNCGSTISFDNLGRPYDTFDSNIPTAGLLTSDCNITLTHNDGTSVITIHPETGYVSVSYN